The stretch of DNA TAGATCAGTAGCTCGCGGACAGCACTCGTCTGTGCTGCAATAGCAGGTCGCGGACGATGGCGATGTTCAAAAGTTAATaacgttaataaaaatatatcaaaatggCCGAGATACAGCGCGCGGCCGCGGTCCAATATCGAACCCGCGCTAGTTTGTGTTGCTGACTGTACACatacaatgtacataatatatgagaGGTGCaagtacttatataatataagaTTGTGATTACTACCTAAGGCGAAGGTATATTTCTTTTGTTGGCTGtagacataaataattaatcagttGTAATTCACAGCGTTATCTATGTGAAATGGAGCGTGTTCGCTATCATTGCTATCAACAAGATTAAGTCGGTAGACTAGACCAGCTTACCCGGTTATCAGCGTGTCGCGACGAAGTCACCCACATCGCCTGTCGCTGCAGTGTGTGAGCGTGTCCCCTCGCGTCACGTGCCGGCTGCGACTCAGCTGAATTGTTCCAACGAGAGAAACTTTAAAACAAGCTCCCAAGTAATACCGCTTGAGACTTTCCTTGCCTGAGATGTACACAAGTACCTGAGAAATACTTGAATCATGTATTTATATTACAGGAGGACAACGTTTTTCTATCTGAACGGATCGATGGCACTCGCTTGTGATGACCAAACTTTGTTTAGTGGCCACCACATTACGCGtggaaatgtttgtttgtgtctcAAGTAGACGCTGGGACACGGCCACTGGAGTTGTCTGTGGCATTAACTAAATGCTTCAGGTCGGTTCCAGGAGGAACATTATTGCACCAATGTTGGGAGCTGAGCTCAACACTGGGCAAATTGTGCGGCATTATGAACTTGATAGCGAATCGTCCAGAAACTATTTATGACATAAAATAGTTTGAGCGTTtatcaaacattaaaatatgattatcTCGGTACCTTTATCTTGTAACGATTCGATTAAAaccaataatatattacatcgagataataatatattacatttgaAAGTTACAGATACTCGAGTAGTGGCCCGCAGTGAGGCCGACACAGTCGCGTGTGAGCATGCAGCGCAGCTTGTTGGTGTGTGTGTGCGCGGCCGTGGTGTGCGCCGCGCGCGCCGGCAGACACGACGCCTACTCCAGGTACACCAGGTCTACTCGATTAtatattttgacgtttcatAACTGTCTGCATGtggattaataaaaacaaatactttgatttgcatcataattatgtagttattaggaaaagaaaagaaataagtcAAATTAATTCCTACCGCACATAATGTTGTTAAAAccttatttatgtaggtatgtgtgtgtgtgtgcgcaaTACATTCCTCCGttatttatagctaagttacACATTGTTTAGTACCGCAGTGTTCGGAGTCCAGCTCCGTAACTCCTCGGACCTGGAGCTGCTGCACAACTTGGAACTGAAGCTGAACCTGGACATGTGGCAGTACGGCATGCCGCGAGTGAGAGACGCCATGGTCATAGTGCCGCCTCGCGTGAGGGGGGAGTTCCTGAGCGCGCTGGACGAGGCAGGAGTCGGCCACTACGTGCACGTGCAGGACGTGGCACAGTGAGTGCATGTACTCTACCACTCGCGTGGCGGAGCATGGGGCACGAGCAGTGGGTCCACAATGACGGTTGTTTATTTACAGAGCTTTGGAGGAATACGACGAGGATCTAGCCAGCTGGCGGAGCAGCCGGACTCCTCGGAAGATATTCGACGACTACCACCGGTACGCTGATGTGAGTTGGCTGCTTGCAAACTGCATTTATTCTCTTCCTCAGTCttgtttcattatttcattGTTTGGTCTCAGATCGATGCTTACTTGGAGGAGGTCGCGGCCAAGTATCCGGACCTGGTGACTATTGTCAACGCAGGGAAGAGTTTTGAAGGACGCGACATTAAGTACTTGAAGGTGCGCGGCGTATAATGTATTGAAATGTGTGCTTTATTCAGAGAccttcatttattaattttccataATATAACGCCAGATATCAACGACTAAGTTCGAAGACCACAGTAAACCAATTTACTTCATGGAAGCAATGATCCACGCCCGCGAGTGGGTCACCACCCCCGTGGCGCTGTACTCCGTGCACCGGCTGGTGGAGGACCTGCGGAGCGAGGACCGAGACCTGCTGGAGGACGTCGACTGGATCATTCTGCCACTCGTCAACCCTGACGGATACGAGTactcacatacacatgtaagGACTAGTcaacataattacataaatcaGAAGGGCGATGTTACACTCACTCTGTAATCTGTCGCAGGACCGCCTGTGGCGTAAGACAAGGTCGACCGACCCGACTGTCGACACAACCTGCATCGGAGTGGACGGCAACAGGAACTTCGACGTCCGACACGGAGTGGGCACGCCGACAGATCCGTGTCAGAATACATACGCCGGGGCGAGACCGTTCTCGGAGCCCGAGACTGGGTACGTGAGGGACATACTCGCGGAGCACAGGGGCAGGGTGCAGATATTCATGGACATCCACAGCCACGGGAACTACGTGCTGTTCGCGTACGGCGACGGCAGCCTGCCGCCCGACGCCTTGCAAATATTCCTGGTGGGGTCGGCCATGGGCGCCGCCATGGACGCCATGAAGCTGCCCGAGGCCGGGTTCTACCGCGTGGGGAACAGCGCCACCGTGCTTTATGGCAGTTCGGGCAGTGCACAGGATTACGGCCAGGTAATGATAGTACCTATTTCAAATAGAATTCTCCAATCCTCCCTTGTTCGTAACTCGTAAAGCCTAGTTCAATAAACCTCTCACATAATTAATTGAGACCATTCATCGGTTCTGTCCGCTACAGTAACAGCCACTGTTTGACACGTTTCACGATCAGTTCGGTGCAGTCGCGTGGCTTAGTGTTATCGCTCACAATTCATCATACTTTTGATAACGATTATGTCGGACATCAATTATACTCGTATATTGTCGACGCAtagtttgtacacgtggtgcgCACGCGCGGGTTATCGTACAATAACCGCAATATTAGGAAGTCGGTAACACGAAGAGGTAGAACATAGAACCGCGCAAGTTGTGTCACATGTGTTACTGTTCCATCCTAACTAGagtattttacaaaaagaaGCTCCACGATACAATTCTTAGACGCAGTATGTTAACGCAAGTGAGTATGAGTAAGTAGGAGTCAGTGGCAGCAGTAGGTCCGCAGGGGCCGCTAATGGCGCGAGAGATTAATTAAACAAGCTGCCAATACAAGTCACGGAGATAGGAGCAGTGAGCGAGCGTCTGCCGCTAACGTAGCGTGTGGCGCAGTCGAGCGGGAGTGGTGCGTGACTCGGGAACCGAACCTGCAACGATCCCAGCTAAAGATAATGAAGTCCATCTGGTAgatatattacatattatgattACCGTTGTCTGTATACTTATACGTAACCGTACgtaattattgtaaaacaaaatatgacgtcataagaaACCTACGAATAATGTACTGTACGATGCAAGATATTTGCATCATGATCATCATTATTTCGTTCGTTCGAGGCAGAGGATGTGTGTTCCATACAAATATTGTACGTAATACATATGTCGGGTGATGTCTGCAGGTGGCCGGCGCCGCGGCGTCGTACACGCTGGAGCTGCCGGGCTACGGGCACCTGTTCGAGGTGCCGCCGCAGTACCAGCCGCACATCAACGAGGAGACGTGGCAGGGCATCGCCGTCACCGCGCGGCTCTCGCGCGCCCTCTACCGCGACCGCTACAACGCCGCCAACGCACAGCCTTAATACATTCCTGTATATAACGCTACTccgtatttttttcagtttagtaattaaatcataattatatacattCTGCCTTTACAAAACCAtgttatttgttataatattagagTAAACTACACAACGACATACTTTCCTATTGAGCAAACGTTTCATTCATTGTGGTGTACCGCAAACATTGGGTAATCAGCAAAATGTAAGATTTACAGTCAGCAGATTAAACCAACGGAACCGCACATTGGAGGTGCGCCAGCGGAAGCCATTAAACAATCTATGAGCAAAGTTTTACTTTTGTTTCCGACCGTACAATATTGAGCGCACATATAAATTCCACTTGTTTTGCAGACGCTCTCTCTCCGCGCACCGATACCTAGACAATACGTAATCATTGCAGCTAGACACGCATGTATATGCTGTAGCCACAGCCTTGCTCCTACAGACGACACTATATCTATATAAGGGCTACATAtctatgtattatataataGTGAATGAGTAAATACTGTGAAGTCACATAATGATCACAACACTGTGTTTTAACTTCACCTTACCCTGCGACCTGTGACTGCACGAATAAACTCCATCGTACACACAACGAACCAAGTCACTCTGGAATGCAACGACGTGACGTAGTTATTCGTAAATATTGGGAGTGTTGGATTATATTAGTGTGTTATCACCATCTTACAAAATACTTGATACCTTTTTATCGGTTCCCGGTAGTAATTTCCCGACGATCTTTTAAACTTGAGCGCACATTTAGGCCATCCATAATTCGAGCATTTGATCTCATTACAATGCAGCGCTTGCAGCGCCCATCCGCTATAATACGTGGAACATTTTTGCATGATCTAATCTCTACGCGGTGCAGCGCTGAAGCGCTATCGGATTCTGCAGCCGTCTCCCAAGACAAACGGTAGAAGGCCGCGACTTGAATAATTCATCCAAATCTGATCACGTGCTAGTTGCGCTAATATTTGTAGGAGCTCCGACTGCCGCCCCTCGCTACCGTTCGCGGACTGCCTCCGGGAAACTGTTTCACGACTCGCACATTATTTTAACGTAAAGCGTTTTATCAAATCAAAGCAGTTTTTGTTAACacacttaattataaaaagttaagtacttaaaactaatgttttaacaataacaatgaaCATAATGTGAGGCTTAGGTGGCCTCAGCACAGCCATACAGTACACGGCGACGGGGCGCAGGCAATGCGTGCACTCGGCGCAACAGCATCGCTACACAGGCCGAGCGAGCAGTGACCACCACACCACTACCCACATCCTACGGCAAGCAGTGCGAGGGCGCTATCTACCCATCGTATCAACTGACCGCATGAGAATCGTTTGATACCAACGACTTCATGCACCGACTGAATAAAACGGCATGTTTTCATTAATTGAAGTATTTCTTCTTACAAGTTGTGGATCTGTTGCCGTCAACATGTTTCCATTTCTCTACATATACCAAACCATTAACAAATTCATCTTCCAAATATAATAGCAAATACATACTTCTCTGTCTCTCTCTGAAATAATGATATGGCACGAATGTTAGACAACAGTAGTCGGCCGCGGCCCGGAGTCCACGCAGTTAATGCTGCGGCGCTCGATAGCTGCGCATATATAAATCCGTCCGTCTGACTGTGTCTCGTGGAACATACGCTCGGGACAACAAACTGCGGTCTGCTCtatgatttatgttttaatttatttgccgAACAATTGTTactatgttattttaattgtattttgttttgttcaaagCGATATTATCCCGATGGGTTTGTTTTGGTCACTGCTGTTAACAAcgtaaacaaatgaaaaatgtgtttgttgttACAAAACAAGTTTGAAATGTTTGTGTAACGCTATCAAATGCGTTACCAGTCGAGTACATCCAAACACAAGGATTTAGTTCTACAGAAGCAGTTATTCTGTTGTTTTATATTGTGTTGTGAACAGAGGTAGGGATTACTCCACAAACCGTTGTTGGTTAAAGCGCGGCAGTA from Spodoptera frugiperda isolate SF20-4 chromosome 11, AGI-APGP_CSIRO_Sfru_2.0, whole genome shotgun sequence encodes:
- the LOC118275055 gene encoding carboxypeptidase B, which codes for MQRSLLVCVCAAVVCAARAGRHDAYSSTAVFGVQLRNSSDLELLHNLELKLNLDMWQYGMPRVRDAMVIVPPRVRGEFLSALDEAGVGHYVHVQDVAQALEEYDEDLASWRSSRTPRKIFDDYHRYADIDAYLEEVAAKYPDLVTIVNAGKSFEGRDIKYLKISTTKFEDHSKPIYFMEAMIHAREWVTTPVALYSVHRLVEDLRSEDRDLLEDVDWIILPLVNPDGYEYSHTHDRLWRKTRSTDPTVDTTCIGVDGNRNFDVRHGVGTPTDPCQNTYAGARPFSEPETGYVRDILAEHRGRVQIFMDIHSHGNYVLFAYGDGSLPPDALQIFLVGSAMGAAMDAMKLPEAGFYRVGNSATVLYGSSGSAQDYGQVAGAAASYTLELPGYGHLFEVPPQYQPHINEETWQGIAVTARLSRALYRDRYNAANAQP